One genomic segment of Catalinimonas alkaloidigena includes these proteins:
- a CDS encoding BLUF domain-containing protein: protein MLAQLVYVSLRAPICTEDEIQKILASCKKNNKEKDVTGVLLYSDTHFLQYLEGDYKNIASLYDTIKLDKRHKHALMVSNAPISKRSFPGWQMGAKKFDKQDIVFQSEMSASERIAFKSLLSGESEDGQLALHLVLKFFK from the coding sequence ATGTTAGCACAATTAGTTTATGTCAGCCTGAGAGCACCGATTTGTACTGAAGATGAAATTCAAAAAATATTAGCTTCTTGTAAAAAGAATAACAAAGAGAAAGATGTAACCGGAGTACTGCTGTATTCTGACACACACTTCTTGCAATATTTAGAGGGCGATTACAAAAACATCGCCTCACTTTATGATACAATCAAATTAGACAAAAGGCATAAGCATGCACTTATGGTAAGTAATGCTCCAATCAGCAAAAGGTCATTCCCAGGCTGGCAGATGGGTGCGAAAAAGTTTGATAAACAGGATATAGTATTTCAGTCTGAGATGAGTGCCTCAGAGCGCATAGCTTTCAAAAGTTTGCTAAGCGGCGAGTCTGAAGATGGTCAACTGGCACTTCACTTAGTTTTAAAGTTCTTCAAATAA
- a CDS encoding PorP/SprF family type IX secretion system membrane protein, with amino-acid sequence MKKIYLLGILLFSTLSLLAQSRKQSANFPLLKQYFNPALTGFEGSVINSLYRSQWSSVEGAPSTFYLATELNVSDLKTWKAKENDKKEEKKIEQSRAKHAFGLSFMKDAFGPYYEHQFYLSYSSNLKLTRSISLRAGTSLTYNMEGMDASKMNLEQSNDPFVLQYMQNTKNGRMDINLGLMLAGENFYLGYALHDATKGQGNLDQEMTFIVYDYKHMVQAGYRTQLSEQFGLVVNGLYQYDQKRGGSPEGQLKGVFQNKFWVGAGYRHQLAYSFNLGLRLQKLQLGYAFEIPTGEARLIMQTNELTLSYQLVGRGDHRLGKSLTIW; translated from the coding sequence ATGAAGAAAATTTACTTATTAGGCATATTACTATTCTCTACTTTAAGCTTGCTGGCACAAAGCAGAAAGCAGTCAGCTAACTTTCCATTGCTCAAACAATATTTTAATCCTGCGCTTACCGGTTTTGAAGGCTCAGTCATAAACTCCTTATACCGCAGTCAGTGGTCATCAGTAGAAGGGGCGCCCTCCACTTTCTATCTTGCTACCGAGCTCAATGTATCTGATTTAAAAACGTGGAAAGCAAAAGAAAATGATAAAAAAGAGGAAAAGAAAATTGAGCAATCCAGAGCCAAGCATGCATTTGGACTATCATTTATGAAAGATGCATTCGGCCCATATTACGAGCACCAGTTCTACCTCAGCTACAGCTCCAACCTCAAACTTACCCGATCAATCAGTTTGAGAGCAGGTACCAGCCTTACATACAATATGGAAGGGATGGATGCCAGCAAAATGAATCTGGAGCAAAGTAACGATCCCTTCGTACTGCAATACATGCAAAATACCAAAAACGGGCGCATGGATATCAATCTGGGCTTAATGCTGGCAGGAGAAAATTTTTACCTTGGGTATGCCCTGCATGATGCCACTAAAGGACAAGGAAATCTGGACCAAGAGATGACCTTTATCGTTTATGATTATAAACATATGGTGCAAGCCGGTTACAGGACCCAGCTCTCAGAACAGTTTGGGCTGGTGGTGAATGGCCTTTACCAATACGATCAGAAACGTGGTGGAAGCCCTGAAGGACAACTTAAAGGTGTTTTTCAAAATAAGTTTTGGGTGGGAGCGGGTTACAGACATCAGCTGGCTTATTCTTTTAATCTGGGTTTACGCTTGCAGAAACTACAGCTAGGCTATGCATTTGAAATCCCTACTGGAGAAGCGCGGCTAATTATGCAAACCAACGAATTGACACTTAGCTACCAGCTGGTAGGTAGGGGAGATCACCGTTTGGGCAAAAGCTTAACCATCTGGTAA